CTCGCCTTGCGTGCCCATGTATTTTACTTTGTCTGCAGGATACACCCACATCGGTTTGATGTTAGCAAATTCCGGATTGTTAACGCTGTTCAGGACAATCGGTTCGCTCCAGGTTTCACCTTGATTGGCGGATACGCTGATATAGATTTCCGGAACCTGAATATATTGCAGATAATCCGTACCACCGTTTTCATTTGCCCATTTAGCTTTTTGACTATCCTGCCAGACTGCCACCATCATTCCTTGCTCGTTTACTTCCGAAATCTTGATGTTGTTATAATTTGGGATCATGTTATTTCCATGCAGGCTGCTATCCCAATGCGGGAAGGGGAAGATGGTCTGATAGCTCAGTGCATAATTTCCAAATGTATCTTGCTGATACTCCGGCACCCCCCAGGGTTCTTGCGTATCCCAGGGAGTCCACGCCGCGTTCACCATATCTGCGGGATCCTTCTGAGGGTATATCTCGTTGATCCGGAAGCTATTCAGAGCTGGATTATAGGTGATTGATTTCACCACATGATGCTCTTCCCATACTCCTCCGTCGGAGTTTCTTAAAGCCCAGATACCGGGGATGATGATCCTGCCGTAGTTGTCTGTTACGGCATTCAGATTTCCAGAGTTCGTAAGCGCCCAAAACAGCTCGGAATTAGCGTAGGGCTGGCCTCCTTGATCTGTGAAATACGGTGTTCCGGCAGGGGTTGCCAGGGGGTTCCAGGTGGGAATCTGGCTGGATTCGGATACTCTGGTCCAAGTACCCTGCCCATAATCGTTGCATATGAATACGTCGAAATCTGGTTCCAAGACTACAGCGTTTGTTCCAGCCTGCACTGTGGTGTGATAACCTACATAATACAGATTTCCCAGGTTATCCACAGATAGAGCCAGATGCGGGTTGCGCCAATCGCTATCGTTGTTCCAAGCATCCAGTTCCGGAATCCTGGTCACGCTCCAGCTAAATGGAGTACCCTCTTCGATCATGTTACCATCGAAATCCGCATAGAGGATCACCACGTTCTCGCTGGGTCCAATGGTATGGCTCACGTTGTTTCGCGCCAACACATACGCTCTGCGTTTTCCGGGTATCGGAGAGGGTCCTATCTGAAGTGAAGACCGGATGAACTCGTTATCCAACACCGGCGGCAGATTGGGAACAGTCACCGAGATGGGAGAATCGATGATGGTCTGCACTTGGTTGAACAATCCGGAAATGCCAGTGATAAAAGCGTCGGAGGTAAATTGCACTTCCAATTGGGGGTCTGCATCCACGTTCTTTTGCCAAGCATAAAGTGGTTTTCCGGATATCGGATCCACTGCCAGCGCGGGGAAGCCTTCCTCGGTATTCATCGATGTGATTTCGTTGAATTCGCTCACTGCTCCCGCAGCGTCGATATATGCATAGAACACTCTGCGCGGACCCACAGCATTTCGTTGCCCATGATAGGTAAGAAAAAAACCGCCTCCCGCCAAATCCGGGATCACGCGCAAGGGTTGGTGTTGAAAACCTCCGATCATGTAGTCGTAATAACTCGTCATCACGCTAACCGGAGCCGTACTGAAGTTAAAAGCCGGAGCTTCCCTCATGCGGGAAGTACTTTGCCCATTTCCTTGTGTAATTCCGGCTGCATACAGAATGCCGGTGATCATGCCAATACATAAGATAAGTAGCATTAGCTTCTTCATCTTTCCTCCTTATACTGTTAAATAGATATTTATAATGTTACTCTTTTAGCAGTATCTCCATCCATAAATCATATTTTGATCCGCTCTCATCCCCTTGAACTTACGTATCCGATCAGTACTTTCGCACTACTCTAAAACCGTGGGAATCCGCCCTCAGAGTGGGGCTACTATAGAAGCGTCTCGCCACGGTGCAATTACTGGCGTCTGTGCTGAAACTTCCACCTCGCATCGCACGGAAGAATCCGCTATCTGCCCCGGTGGGGTCCTGACTTTCTTCCGGGGCATACTCGTGGTGATAGATATCCCAACAAAACTCCCAGAGATTTCCGCTCATATCGAACAAACCAAGCTCGTTGGGAAGTTTTAACCCCGCCAAAGCGATATCTGAAGCATTTCCGCTGTACCATCCCACCTGTTCAATATCGTTGGATCCGCTATAGATATAATCGCTGCTCAGATGCCCACCTTTGGCGGCATACATCCACTCCATCTCGGTGGGTAGCCGATAGCCGTTGGCATCCCAATCGCAGCTTAACTGGCTGTGATCAGTAAACCAATATGCTGGCCAGAAATCCGGCATAGTGCCGCTCTCACCATAGCTGTAGCACGGTTCAAAGCCCTCTGCCATACTTCGGTAGTTGCAATATTCGATGGCCTGAAACCATGCCAGATCCCCTTTGGGTTTATCCGGCACGATCTCTTCCATATCGATCATGATATATACCCACTCAAGTTCCGTTACTTCACGGCGTCCTATATAATACGGTGAAAGGTTCACATAGCCGGTTCCGTTATGAAACCTACCCCCAGGTATCAGTTGCATTTGATCTGCCAAATTGATGATGTAGAACGCGCTGGCAACTTCGCTGGGTTGCCATTCTTCGAGATACGCACGGGCTTTGATCAACACATTGGTGTTTATATTGATGGCTCCGGTATATATCGTAGATTCCTCGCTGGGATCACTTCCGTCCGTAGTATAGCGAATCGTCGCCTCGGGATAGGGATGACTGATGCTAAGGGTCTGGGGCACAGGGTAGTTGCCCTCTGCAAGGCTGAAAATGGGCAACGGCAAAGCAAAGCTGAAATCTGCCCTTGTGATGATCCCGGGCAACATTCCCGCGGCGTAAGCTCTGGCTTTAAGGCTAAGGGTGGAGCTTACCATGATCGGTTCTTGATACAGCGTGGATGAAAGATCCGGATCACTGCCATCCAGGGTGAAGCGGATCTGAGCATCAGCTGTAGCGCAGCTCATGCTTACTTGTTGAGCATCTGCAAACGCGCCCCCCGGAGGGGTGATGATCACTGGTTCCACCGCGGCAGAGGTGAATTGATAGATTTCGCTTGCCACAGCGCTGGAACCATAGCCGCTCTTGAAGGCTTTGGCTTTCAGAGTCGTGTTTGTATTCACCTGGATCATCCCTGTGTACTCTGTAGATTCCTGGGTGGGTTCGCTGCCATCCAAAGTGTAATGAATCTTAGCGCCATAAGTAGGGCAATGCATGAAGATCGTAAGCGTCTCGTTGTAGGATCCCCCCGCAGGATTTATAACCGGTTTGGCAATTGCTTCTCCATCCGTGGAAGTTGACCTGCTACAGGACATCACTATCAATGCCATCATAAGCATCGCTATCCATATGTGTTTCTTCACGATACCCTCCCTGTTTTCACAGTTTGCATGATACATTGAACATGAAGGAATTAAGCCTGAGAGCGTTGCGCGCGTCAC
The Candidatus Cloacimonadota bacterium DNA segment above includes these coding regions:
- a CDS encoding T9SS type A sorting domain-containing protein, with protein sequence MKKLMLLILCIGMITGILYAAGITQGNGQSTSRMREAPAFNFSTAPVSVMTSYYDYMIGGFQHQPLRVIPDLAGGGFFLTYHGQRNAVGPRRVFYAYIDAAGAVSEFNEITSMNTEEGFPALAVDPISGKPLYAWQKNVDADPQLEVQFTSDAFITGISGLFNQVQTIIDSPISVTVPNLPPVLDNEFIRSSLQIGPSPIPGKRRAYVLARNNVSHTIGPSENVVILYADFDGNMIEEGTPFSWSVTRIPELDAWNNDSDWRNPHLALSVDNLGNLYYVGYHTTVQAGTNAVVLEPDFDVFICNDYGQGTWTRVSESSQIPTWNPLATPAGTPYFTDQGGQPYANSELFWALTNSGNLNAVTDNYGRIIIPGIWALRNSDGGVWEEHHVVKSITYNPALNSFRINEIYPQKDPADMVNAAWTPWDTQEPWGVPEYQQDTFGNYALSYQTIFPFPHWDSSLHGNNMIPNYNNIKISEVNEQGMMVAVWQDSQKAKWANENGGTDYLQYIQVPEIYISVSANQGETWSEPIVLNSVNNPEFANIKPMWVYPADKVKYMGTQGEQKIGRIGLMFFNDYTWGANALVPPAHPTNNGGQVMFAELEIVFPEAEYEPTDPFGLPLVLSSSMSLMAAVMIDADPASEGDVLAAYVDVNNEPQLRGKATLISSSGITGCLMQIFTELNNEDIYFKLWVAETNEVYEVAETITSAVNGSVGSWPGNPFILHAIGSVVQEIDLHTGWNMFSLNVHSQDQFIISLFGSDYASVCAVKSQGGVHLPGNPFSTLHMLVDGDGYFVNMTNPATLMVRGYPIPVANQISLNPGWNLVAYYPQVPIPTYHALISVNDQLIQLKGENGLYEPGNPFSTLNTLVPGESYWLNMSTHADLIYPSGERFSGYAGEETQVSNTLVRKSDSQSVLIALGGYAHPGDIVQAHVGEELRGTVVVREVDGRLGALIQIFTENAGEELRFVLQSGNKKVDLEPGLVSQPGAIVGDYSENEYFVLSEGTEVAPALVTGFVNAYPNPFGASVNITLSVAKENEDIRVNIYNLRGQKVKNLIHGKQNAGTQNLMWDGMDANGRKMPAGLYFCRLESGNTKQNIKLILLK
- a CDS encoding chitobiase/beta-hexosaminidase C-terminal domain-containing protein — its product is MKKHIWIAMLMMALIVMSCSRSTSTDGEAIAKPVINPAGGSYNETLTIFMHCPTYGAKIHYTLDGSEPTQESTEYTGMIQVNTNTTLKAKAFKSGYGSSAVASEIYQFTSAAVEPVIITPPGGAFADAQQVSMSCATADAQIRFTLDGSDPDLSSTLYQEPIMVSSTLSLKARAYAAGMLPGIITRADFSFALPLPIFSLAEGNYPVPQTLSISHPYPEATIRYTTDGSDPSEESTIYTGAININTNVLIKARAYLEEWQPSEVASAFYIINLADQMQLIPGGRFHNGTGYVNLSPYYIGRREVTELEWVYIMIDMEEIVPDKPKGDLAWFQAIEYCNYRSMAEGFEPCYSYGESGTMPDFWPAYWFTDHSQLSCDWDANGYRLPTEMEWMYAAKGGHLSSDYIYSGSNDIEQVGWYSGNASDIALAGLKLPNELGLFDMSGNLWEFCWDIYHHEYAPEESQDPTGADSGFFRAMRGGSFSTDASNCTVARRFYSSPTLRADSHGFRVVRKY